A window of Gloeocapsa sp. PCC 7428 contains these coding sequences:
- a CDS encoding DUF2808 domain-containing protein codes for MKKLISLTTLTLLSIYSVPAAFAEGVPGETSFSHLFHSNAHPNDARALSAMHHFKLHVQGSDLSQISIDLPEGVKIRRGVEVTDQSGKKLDADVSINDKKATVAFSRPVSPETILTVSMKGVQTPFPGYRKTWRYSVSGKNQNMEEDVLFGTAQIQTYE; via the coding sequence ATGAAAAAACTAATTTCGCTTACTACTTTGACTTTATTGAGTATATATTCAGTCCCAGCTGCTTTTGCGGAGGGAGTTCCAGGTGAAACATCTTTTTCTCATCTCTTTCATAGCAATGCACATCCCAATGATGCTCGCGCTTTAAGCGCTATGCATCATTTTAAACTACACGTTCAAGGGAGCGATTTATCACAAATTTCAATAGATTTACCAGAGGGCGTTAAGATTAGGCGAGGAGTTGAAGTTACGGATCAATCTGGCAAGAAATTAGATGCTGATGTTTCTATCAATGACAAAAAAGCTACTGTCGCTTTTTCTCGACCAGTATCTCCAGAAACAATTCTTACAGTTTCGATGAAAGGAGTCCAAACTCCATTTCCTGGATACAGAAAAACTTGGCGTTATTCGGTAAGTGGCAAAAATCAAAATATGGAAGAAGATGTTCTATTTGGTACAGCTCAAATCCAAACTTATGAGTAG
- the rppA gene encoding two-component system response regulator RppA encodes MRVLLVEDEPDLGCAIKRTLNQERYIVDLVLNGTEAWNYLDGQWTQYTLAIFDWLLPGVSGLELCKRLRLRGSCLPVLMLTAKDRMEDKVAGLDAGADDYLVKPFGMAELLARLRALQRRSPQLSPQKLQVGSLSLDYTTRTVSIQNQSTNAQVVPLTTKEFQLLEYFMKHSNQIVTSEQIRHQLWEVSAEPTSNVVAAQMRLLRRKLGQFGNDGLIETLHGMGYRLNATHEPK; translated from the coding sequence ATGAGAGTGCTGTTAGTTGAGGATGAACCAGATTTAGGATGTGCAATCAAGCGTACTCTAAATCAGGAAAGATACATAGTTGACTTAGTTTTGAATGGTACTGAAGCGTGGAACTATTTAGATGGTCAGTGGACACAATATACACTAGCCATTTTTGATTGGTTACTTCCAGGAGTATCTGGTTTAGAACTATGCAAGCGGTTACGACTTCGGGGTAGCTGTTTACCAGTGTTGATGCTTACAGCTAAAGATCGCATGGAAGATAAGGTTGCAGGATTAGACGCTGGAGCAGATGATTATCTCGTCAAACCATTTGGTATGGCAGAATTGCTAGCACGATTGCGAGCATTGCAGCGGCGATCGCCTCAACTTTCACCCCAAAAACTTCAAGTAGGTAGCCTTAGCTTAGATTACACTACGCGCACAGTTAGTATTCAGAATCAGTCAACTAATGCACAAGTGGTTCCTCTAACAACAAAGGAGTTTCAACTGCTAGAGTATTTCATGAAGCATTCCAACCAAATTGTTACCAGTGAGCAAATTCGTCATCAATTGTGGGAAGTAAGCGCCGAGCCAACCAGCAATGTAGTAGCTGCTCAGATGCGTTTATTGCGACGTAAATTAGGTCAGTTTGGAAATGATGGTTTGATTGAAACTCTACACGGCATGGGATATCGACTAAATGCAACCCATGAACCAAAATAA
- the rppB gene encoding two-component system sensor histidine kinase RppB, translating into MNQNKLFYLTRWKLAGCYSAAMGLVLSICALGLYQALVHAHWQTLDRELESVAGTLHDSVESVLKQPGRVEPTAQQLLPERKPQQHILGAIHQGDYFIKLLNTAGQTVTTAGFQPEGLPTTSGEITWQTVQDTKGNRYHQISLPLHTQDNRPWGYMQMGRSLNDVDNYLANVKLVLLLGLPLAMVLVGSASWWLAGFAMQPIYESYSQIQQFTADVAHELRTPLAAVAATVESVSGMPNLPESEARNILRTIERQNRRLTTLVADLLLLARIERQPIPIRRQICYLNDIVSDLVEELAALAIAAKVTISYEARVHQQIKVIGDEEQLYRLVSNIIVNAIQYTLTDGQVNIALNYSDRHGIIQVQDTGIGIAPLEQKRIFDRFYRVSSDRARHTGGSGLGLAIAQAIVQTHGGSLQVQSELGKGSTFIIQLPSIINQFSNLKLTKQ; encoded by the coding sequence ATGAACCAAAATAAGCTTTTTTATCTGACTCGTTGGAAGTTAGCAGGTTGCTACTCTGCTGCGATGGGTTTAGTCTTAAGTATATGTGCGCTGGGTTTATACCAAGCGCTTGTTCATGCCCATTGGCAAACTTTAGATCGAGAACTAGAGTCAGTTGCTGGAACATTACATGATAGTGTTGAAAGTGTATTAAAGCAGCCTGGACGTGTAGAACCAACTGCTCAGCAACTCTTACCAGAGCGGAAGCCGCAACAACATATCCTTGGAGCTATTCACCAAGGCGATTACTTTATAAAGTTATTAAACACGGCGGGACAGACCGTTACTACGGCGGGGTTTCAGCCAGAGGGATTACCTACTACCTCAGGAGAGATCACTTGGCAAACAGTTCAAGATACTAAAGGAAATCGCTATCATCAAATTTCCTTACCACTGCACACGCAAGACAATCGCCCTTGGGGATATATGCAGATGGGACGAAGTCTCAACGATGTCGATAATTACCTTGCTAATGTGAAACTAGTTTTATTGCTGGGTTTACCACTTGCTATGGTTTTAGTAGGCAGTGCGAGTTGGTGGTTAGCAGGATTTGCAATGCAACCCATTTACGAATCATACAGCCAAATTCAACAGTTTACCGCAGATGTTGCTCACGAACTGCGAACGCCTTTAGCAGCAGTTGCTGCAACGGTAGAATCAGTATCGGGAATGCCTAACTTACCTGAATCAGAAGCACGGAATATCTTACGCACAATTGAGCGTCAGAATCGGCGGCTCACGACATTGGTTGCTGATTTACTACTACTTGCTCGTATAGAGCGACAACCCATACCAATACGACGCCAAATTTGTTATCTGAATGATATTGTTAGCGATTTAGTCGAAGAACTTGCGGCCTTAGCGATCGCAGCTAAAGTAACAATCAGTTATGAGGCAAGGGTGCATCAACAGATAAAAGTTATCGGTGATGAGGAACAGTTGTATCGCTTGGTTTCTAATATTATTGTTAATGCTATTCAATACACCCTTACAGATGGTCAAGTGAATATTGCTTTGAATTACAGCGATCGCCATGGAATTATTCAAGTTCAAGACACAGGTATTGGCATTGCACCTTTAGAGCAAAAACGGATTTTCGACCGCTTTTATCGCGTCAGTAGCGATCGCGCTCGTCATACAGGTGGTTCAGGGTTAGGGTTGGCGATCGCGCAAGCAATCGTCCAAACACACGGAGGTAGCTTACAGGTGCAGAGTGAACTAGGTAAAGGTAGCACTTTTATAATTCAGTTGCCTTCAATAATCAATCAATTTTCAAACCTTAAGCTGACTAAACAGTAG
- a CDS encoding DUF1830 domain-containing protein translates to MAQMSAALFDERFEQILCGYVNTTRQVQILRIANPISSWFERVIFPGQRILFFALPITYLEIYSSEIPSTVLMDKILCDRLRINS, encoded by the coding sequence ATGGCTCAAATGTCTGCTGCTTTATTTGATGAACGCTTTGAACAAATTCTTTGTGGCTATGTTAATACTACAAGACAAGTTCAAATTTTGCGGATTGCCAACCCAATTAGTAGCTGGTTTGAACGAGTTATTTTTCCAGGACAACGTATCTTGTTCTTTGCACTACCAATTACTTATTTAGAAATCTACAGTAGCGAAATACCTAGTACAGTCTTAATGGACAAGATTCTATGCGATCGCTTGCGTATTAATTCATAA
- a CDS encoding TolC family protein — MRTSTPIQNNLNSTPSSSPSPGLSTEAPNYLNPNPNPLQFPTRPEEVRVQGTQPITLQQALELAQRNNRQLQVARLTVERSRAALREARSALYPSVGVNSGISRSRSAQSELQQRIQENQGIPQTDEGSISTVLSGTAELSYNLYTSGERSSRIRAAEEQVRLSELQLEQATEELRLNVADDYYNLQAADELVRINQSAVTNAQASLRDAQALEQAGVGTRFAVLQAEVQLANATQDLTNALGQQQTSRRQLASRLSIAQLVNVSAADPVQISGLWNLPLEDSIVLAFRNRAELEQQLVQRNISEAQRRLALSQLGPRVSLVTSYNVLDVFDDGAGLADGYSLGANVSLNLYDGGAARARARQEEANIAIAETNFADTRNQVRFEVEEAYNTLQSNLANIQTASVALEQAREALRLARLRFQAGVGTQTEVIDAENDLTNAEGNRVTAILDYNRALARLQRAASSDPQSGGLE; from the coding sequence GTGCGTACAAGCACTCCAATTCAAAACAATTTAAACTCTACTCCCAGTAGCTCCCCTAGTCCAGGGTTATCAACAGAAGCTCCAAATTATCTCAATCCCAATCCCAACCCACTACAATTTCCTACACGACCGGAAGAAGTACGCGTCCAGGGTACGCAGCCAATCACACTACAACAAGCGTTGGAACTGGCACAGCGAAACAATCGACAGTTACAAGTCGCCAGACTCACAGTTGAACGCAGTCGTGCAGCACTACGCGAAGCACGCTCCGCATTGTATCCTAGTGTCGGTGTAAATTCAGGAATTTCGCGCTCGCGCTCAGCCCAATCGGAGTTGCAGCAACGTATTCAAGAAAATCAAGGCATTCCCCAAACGGACGAAGGTTCAATCAGCACCGTGCTCAGTGGAACAGCGGAACTGAGTTACAACCTTTATACTTCCGGCGAAAGAAGTTCGCGAATTCGTGCCGCCGAAGAACAAGTGCGCTTGAGTGAATTGCAGCTAGAGCAAGCTACAGAAGAGTTGCGTTTGAATGTTGCAGATGATTACTACAATTTGCAAGCAGCTGATGAACTAGTCCGGATCAATCAATCTGCTGTCACCAATGCTCAAGCGAGTTTACGCGATGCCCAAGCGTTAGAGCAAGCAGGAGTAGGGACTCGATTTGCTGTACTACAAGCGGAAGTACAGTTAGCAAACGCTACACAAGATTTAACTAATGCGTTGGGTCAACAACAAACAAGTCGTCGTCAGCTAGCATCGCGACTGAGTATCGCACAATTGGTAAATGTTTCTGCGGCTGACCCCGTGCAAATCTCAGGGTTATGGAATTTGCCTCTAGAAGACAGTATTGTGCTGGCGTTTCGCAATCGTGCAGAACTCGAACAGCAACTTGTACAGCGCAATATCAGTGAAGCACAGCGACGCTTGGCATTATCTCAATTAGGACCACGCGTCAGTTTGGTGACAAGTTATAACGTTCTAGATGTGTTTGATGATGGAGCTGGTCTAGCAGATGGTTACTCGCTGGGAGCCAACGTGTCGTTAAATTTATATGATGGGGGAGCCGCCCGCGCTAGAGCAAGACAAGAAGAAGCTAATATTGCGATCGCCGAGACAAATTTTGCCGACACGCGCAACCAAGTCCGTTTTGAAGTGGAAGAAGCTTACAACACGCTTCAATCAAACTTAGCAAACATTCAAACTGCATCGGTCGCATTAGAACAAGCACGCGAAGCATTGCGATTAGCACGCTTACGCTTCCAAGCCGGAGTCGGGACGCAAACCGAAGTCATCGATGCAGAAAACGACCTCACCAACGCCGAAGGCAATCGCGTCACGGCAATTTTAGACTACAATCGGGCGTTAGCAAGATTACAGCGCGCAGCTAGTTCAGATCCGCAATCTGGAGGACTTGAGTAA
- a CDS encoding heavy metal translocating P-type ATPase produces the protein MQQEDGHHKHQDHPQRTTLDRHDQHGHNQAESSSHSKDRAHNKHAGHSPEMFKWRFFICLFLTLPILYFSPLFQEWFGYTAIQFLGVNLVSPILGTAIYFYGGWVFLQGALREFQSKIGMMTLIALAITVAYVYSLAVSLGLRGEPFYWELATLVDVMLLGHWIELVSVQGASRALEHLADLVPSVAHRLVNGQIEDVSVGELAQGEQILIRPGEQIPIDGEVKEGVSSVNEAFLTGESRPVTKQAGDEVVAGAVNGEGALTVVVTRTGEQTTLSQVMRLVEEAQSSRGRFQALADQIAYWLTLIAIAIGTLTLVIWLMLNPDPTFAINRSVTVLVITCPHALGLAIPLVMVNATSMSAKNGILVRNREAFERARNIKTIAFDKTGTLTEGQFGVQRIYAQDISDLEALAIAAALESLSEHPLAQAVVEEANNQQVKLPKGSEFQSVTGKGIEGVVNGKSYRVGRSEWAEELGLMFPTELQAGLEKIEARGESAIALLDNSQVLAIFGLADKIRERAREAVQQLQVMDVQVVMITGDAEAVAKTVAAELNIEQYYARVLPQDKAAIIQRLKAKSPTAFVGDGINDAAALFNADLGIAIGAGTNVAIESADLVLVENDPLDVTYTLQLAKATYNKMIQNLFWATGYNVVGIPLAAGVAAPLGILLSPALGAVFMSLSTVIVSINAMLLRRVQLT, from the coding sequence ATGCAGCAAGAGGACGGGCATCACAAACATCAGGATCATCCGCAACGAACAACACTTGATCGTCACGACCAACACGGGCACAATCAAGCCGAATCATCATCGCATAGTAAAGATAGAGCGCACAACAAGCACGCTGGACATAGCCCTGAGATGTTTAAATGGCGCTTTTTTATTTGCCTTTTCCTGACTTTGCCGATCCTCTACTTTTCACCTTTGTTTCAAGAATGGTTTGGCTACACTGCCATTCAGTTTCTTGGCGTGAACTTAGTCAGTCCTATTTTGGGAACAGCGATTTATTTCTATGGAGGCTGGGTATTCCTTCAAGGAGCCTTACGCGAATTTCAAAGCAAAATAGGGATGATGACCCTAATAGCCTTAGCAATTACAGTTGCTTATGTCTACAGTTTGGCAGTCTCTTTAGGGCTACGTGGAGAGCCTTTTTACTGGGAACTCGCAACCCTAGTAGATGTAATGTTGCTTGGTCATTGGATTGAATTGGTTTCAGTGCAGGGAGCAAGCCGTGCTTTGGAACATTTAGCAGATTTAGTGCCTTCTGTTGCACACCGACTAGTAAATGGTCAGATTGAGGATGTATCTGTAGGTGAATTGGCACAAGGAGAGCAAATTTTGATCCGCCCTGGGGAACAAATACCGATTGATGGTGAAGTAAAAGAAGGCGTGTCAAGTGTTAACGAAGCATTTCTCACAGGCGAATCGCGTCCTGTTACTAAACAGGCTGGTGATGAAGTCGTAGCAGGAGCCGTAAATGGAGAAGGCGCATTGACTGTAGTAGTGACGCGAACAGGCGAGCAAACAACACTTAGCCAGGTGATGCGTTTGGTTGAGGAGGCGCAATCTTCGCGAGGGCGGTTTCAAGCACTTGCAGACCAAATTGCTTACTGGTTAACCTTGATTGCAATTGCAATTGGTACCTTGACGTTAGTTATTTGGCTGATGCTAAATCCAGATCCAACTTTTGCAATCAATCGCAGCGTAACAGTATTAGTCATCACCTGTCCTCACGCTTTGGGTCTGGCAATTCCTCTGGTTATGGTTAATGCAACATCAATGTCTGCTAAGAATGGTATTTTAGTACGGAATCGAGAAGCCTTCGAGCGAGCGAGGAATATTAAAACAATTGCTTTTGATAAAACAGGCACTTTGACTGAAGGACAGTTTGGAGTACAGCGAATTTATGCTCAAGATATCAGTGACTTAGAAGCACTTGCGATCGCCGCCGCTTTAGAATCGCTATCGGAACATCCGCTAGCACAGGCAGTCGTGGAGGAAGCAAACAATCAGCAAGTGAAACTTCCGAAAGGAAGTGAGTTTCAATCGGTGACAGGCAAAGGAATAGAAGGTGTTGTTAACGGTAAAAGCTATCGAGTCGGGCGTTCAGAGTGGGCAGAAGAACTGGGTTTGATGTTTCCTACTGAGTTGCAAGCAGGATTAGAGAAAATTGAAGCGCGTGGAGAAAGCGCGATTGCACTACTAGACAATAGTCAGGTTCTTGCGATATTTGGGCTAGCTGACAAGATCCGCGAACGCGCGCGCGAAGCTGTTCAACAGCTGCAAGTCATGGATGTTCAGGTCGTAATGATTACCGGAGATGCCGAAGCTGTGGCAAAAACTGTTGCAGCGGAACTGAACATCGAGCAATATTATGCGCGTGTTTTACCTCAAGATAAAGCAGCAATCATCCAGCGGTTAAAAGCAAAAAGCCCAACGGCATTTGTTGGTGATGGAATTAATGATGCTGCCGCTTTATTTAACGCAGATCTAGGAATTGCAATTGGTGCAGGGACAAATGTAGCAATAGAATCAGCTGACTTGGTGTTAGTTGAAAATGACCCGCTTGATGTAACGTATACACTTCAACTTGCTAAAGCAACTTATAACAAGATGATTCAGAATTTGTTTTGGGCTACTGGGTATAACGTAGTTGGAATTCCATTAGCGGCTGGAGTTGCTGCCCCTCTAGGTATTCTACTCTCACCGGCATTGGGAGCCGTGTTCATGAGCCTTTCTACTGTAATTGTGTCAATTAACGCGATGTTGTTGCGCCGAGTCCAGTTAACCTAA